Proteins encoded within one genomic window of Bos indicus x Bos taurus breed Angus x Brahman F1 hybrid chromosome 18, Bos_hybrid_MaternalHap_v2.0, whole genome shotgun sequence:
- the ZDHHC1 gene encoding probable palmitoyltransferase ZDHHC1 isoform X1, with protein sequence MYKMNICNKPSNKTAPEKNVWTAPAQASGPSPELQGQRSRRNGWSWPPHPLQIVAWLLYLFFAVIGFGVLVPLLPHHWVPAGYACMGAIFAGHLVVHLTAVSIDPADANVRDKSYAGPLPIFNRSQHAHVIEDLHCNLCDVDVSARSKHCSACNKCVCGFDHHCKWLNNCVGERNYRLFLHSVASALLGVLLLVLVATYVFVEFFVNPMRLRTNRHFEVLKNHTDVWFVFLPAAPVETQAPAILALAALLILLGLLSTALLGHLLCFHIYLMWHKLTTYEYIVQHRPPQEAKGAHRELESCPPKMRPIQEMELYMRTFSHVRPEPPGQARPAAVNANPSGFLATRGQVEPPPPSSPETLALPPRIQPQKKRKRRMYKVPTSGTLNREPQLPRLPGPRTPGRRSSSSSDSADASPAEAYHSASGESLDEIPVAQTRLGSAALAAPVGRPREPGLALQARAPAVFVSPSSGEPRARGGPEADLA encoded by the exons ATGTACAAG ATGAACATCTGCAACAAGCCCTCTAACAAGACAGCCCCTGAGAAGAATGTGTGGACCGCACCTGCACAGGCCAGCGGACCCTCCCCGGAGCTGCAGGGCCAGCGGTCCCGCCGGAATGGGTGGAGCTGGCCCCCGCACCCACTCCAGATTGTGGCCTGGCTGCTGTACCTCTTCTTTGCTGTGATTGGCTTTGGGGTCCTAGTTCCCCTCCTGCCTCACCACTGGGTGCCTGCTGGCTATGCT TGCATGGGTGCCATCTTTGCTGGTCATCTCGTGGTGCACCTGACTGCTGTTTCCATCGATCCAGCAGATGCCAATGTGCGGGACAAGAGCTATGCAGGGCCTCTGCCCATCTTCAACCGCAGCCAACATGCACACGTCATTGAAGACCTACACTGCAACTTGTGCGACGTGGATGT GAGTGCTCGTTCCAAGCACTGCAGCGCCTGCAACAAATGCGTGTGCGGCTTTGACCACCACTGCAAGTGGCTCAACAACTGTGTGGGCGAGAGGAACTACCG GCTCTTTCTACACAGTGTGGCATCTGCCTTACTGGGCGTCCTGCTCCTCGTGCTGGTGGCCACTTATGTCTTTGTGGAGTTCTTTGTCAACCCCATGCGGCTGCGTACCAACCGCCACTTTGAAG TCCTGAAGAATCACACAGATGTGTGGTTCGTGTTCCTGCCTGCTGCCCCTGTGGAGACGCAGGCTCCTGCCatcctggctctggctgccctacTCATCCTTCTGGGCCTGCTCTCCACAGCCCTGCTCGGCCACCTGCTCTGCTTCCACATTTATCTCA TGTGGCACAAGCTCACCACCTATGAGTACATTGTGCAGCATCGTCCACCACAGGAGGCAAAGGGGGCCCACAGGGAGCTCGAGTCATGTCCCCCGAAGATGCGGCCCATTCAG GAGATGGAGCTCTACATGCGGACCTTCAGCCATGTGCGCCCAGAGCCCCCTGGCCAGGCCAGGCCTGCCGCAGTGAATGCCAA TCCCTCCGGATTCCTTGCTACCCGCGGCCAAGTGGAGCCTCCACCGCCCTCCTCCCCAGAGACTCTCGCTCTGCCCCCCCGGATACAACCCCAG AAAAAGAGGAAGCGGCGCATGTATAAGGTACCGACCTCTGGGACCTTGAACAGAGAGCCCCAGTTGCCCAGGCTGCCGG GGCCCCGGACCCCCGGCCGCCGCTCCAGCTCGTCGTCGGACTCCGCGGACGCCAGCCCTGCAGAAGCCTATCACTCGGCGTCTGGCGAGTCCTTGGACGAGATCCCAGTGGCTCAAACGCGCTTAGGCAGCGCCGCTCTGGCCGCCCCGGTGGGTAGGCCCCGAGAGCCCGGGCTGGCGCTGCAGGCGCGTGCGCCCGCCGTTTTCGTGAGCCCGAGCAGCGGCGAGCCCCGCGCGCGGGGCGGCCCCGAGGCTGATCTGGCTTAG
- the TPPP3 gene encoding tubulin polymerization-promoting protein family member 3, translating to MAASTDVAGLEESFRKFAIHGDPKASGHEMNGKNWAKLCKDCKVADGKAVTGTDVDIVFSKVKAKSARVINYEEFKKALEELAPKRFKGKSKEEAFDAICQLVAGKEPANVGVTKAKTGGAVERLTDTSKYTGSHKERFDESGKGKGIAGRQDILDDSGYVSAYKNAGTYDAKVKK from the exons ATGGCAGCGAGCACAGAtgtggctgggctggaggaaagcTTCCGCAAGTTTGCCATCCATGGTGACCCCAAGGCCAGTGGGCACGAGATGAATGGCAAGAACTGGGCCAAGCTGTGCAAGGACTGCAAGGTGGCTGACGGAAAGGCTGTGACAGGGACCGATGTCGACATCGTCTTCTCCAAAGTCAA GGCGAAGTCTGCCCGGGTCATCAACTATGAGGAGTTCAAGAAGGCCCTAGAAGAGCTGGCTCCCAAGCGATTTAAGGGGAAGAGCAAGGAGGAGGCCTTTGATGCCATCTGCCAGCTGGTGGCCGGCAAGGAACCAGCCAACGTAGGCGTTACT aaagcaaaaacgGGGGGTGCTGTGGAACGGCTGACTGACACCAGCAAGTACACGGGCTCCCACAAGGAACGCTTTGATGAGAGTGGCAAGGGCAAAGGTATTGCTGGGCGGCAGGACATCCTGGATGACAGTGGCTACGTGAGTGCCTACAAGAATGCAGGTACCTATGATGCCAAGGTGAAGAAGTGA
- the ZDHHC1 gene encoding probable palmitoyltransferase ZDHHC1 isoform X3, whose protein sequence is MYKMNICNKPSNKTAPEKNVWTAPAQASGPSPELQGQRSRRNGWSWPPHPLQIVAWLLYLFFAVIGFGVLVPLLPHHWVPAGYACMGAIFAGHLVVHLTAVSIDPADANVRDKSYAGPLPIFNRSQHAHVIEDLHCNLCDVDVSARSKHCSACNKCVCGFDHHCKWLNNCVGERNYRLFLHSVASALLGVLLLVLVATYVFVEFFVNPMRLRTNRHFEVLKNHTDVWFVFLPAAPVETQAPAILALAALLILLGLLSTALLGHLLCFHIYLMWHKLTTYEYIVQHRPPQEAKGAHRELESCPPKMRPIQEMELYMRTFSHVRPEPPGQARPAAVNAKVVFEGTAASSTYPRTSPSVPPDSLLPAAKWSLHRPPPQRLSLCPPGYNPRKRGSGACIRYRPLGP, encoded by the exons ATGTACAAG ATGAACATCTGCAACAAGCCCTCTAACAAGACAGCCCCTGAGAAGAATGTGTGGACCGCACCTGCACAGGCCAGCGGACCCTCCCCGGAGCTGCAGGGCCAGCGGTCCCGCCGGAATGGGTGGAGCTGGCCCCCGCACCCACTCCAGATTGTGGCCTGGCTGCTGTACCTCTTCTTTGCTGTGATTGGCTTTGGGGTCCTAGTTCCCCTCCTGCCTCACCACTGGGTGCCTGCTGGCTATGCT TGCATGGGTGCCATCTTTGCTGGTCATCTCGTGGTGCACCTGACTGCTGTTTCCATCGATCCAGCAGATGCCAATGTGCGGGACAAGAGCTATGCAGGGCCTCTGCCCATCTTCAACCGCAGCCAACATGCACACGTCATTGAAGACCTACACTGCAACTTGTGCGACGTGGATGT GAGTGCTCGTTCCAAGCACTGCAGCGCCTGCAACAAATGCGTGTGCGGCTTTGACCACCACTGCAAGTGGCTCAACAACTGTGTGGGCGAGAGGAACTACCG GCTCTTTCTACACAGTGTGGCATCTGCCTTACTGGGCGTCCTGCTCCTCGTGCTGGTGGCCACTTATGTCTTTGTGGAGTTCTTTGTCAACCCCATGCGGCTGCGTACCAACCGCCACTTTGAAG TCCTGAAGAATCACACAGATGTGTGGTTCGTGTTCCTGCCTGCTGCCCCTGTGGAGACGCAGGCTCCTGCCatcctggctctggctgccctacTCATCCTTCTGGGCCTGCTCTCCACAGCCCTGCTCGGCCACCTGCTCTGCTTCCACATTTATCTCA TGTGGCACAAGCTCACCACCTATGAGTACATTGTGCAGCATCGTCCACCACAGGAGGCAAAGGGGGCCCACAGGGAGCTCGAGTCATGTCCCCCGAAGATGCGGCCCATTCAG GAGATGGAGCTCTACATGCGGACCTTCAGCCATGTGCGCCCAGAGCCCCCTGGCCAGGCCAGGCCTGCCGCAGTGAATGCCAA GGTGGTATTTGAAGGAACAGCAGCATCAAGCACTTACCCTCGCACTTCCCCTTCAGTCCCTCCGGATTCCTTGCTACCCGCGGCCAAGTGGAGCCTCCACCGCCCTCCTCCCCAGAGACTCTCGCTCTGCCCCCCCGGATACAACCCCAG AAAAAGAGGAAGCGGCGCATGTATAAGGTACCGACCTCTGGGACCTTGA
- the LRRC36 gene encoding leucine-rich repeat-containing protein 36 isoform X2, giving the protein MRALHQKSALIVITELKLMQEVARREMPSENNQEDEIRRYSPHQMTVRSPEKMAKEGYRISFLDNKSSGSSPEKDLIPKPDTYQLTHDASLGKRLDVGDSSQIHPYQLPSDVGLENYDSHYSQNLSLHGSIGKRPQRNKNYREYSTKPSNNMKATTSHSCGDLLTSLSNPDSSTGRLLKLSSDLYAATHFNSDPALVVNVEQQLATSLSDLTQAHGSFPNNSILGDSLRTLLLPTGTSENRENLTKRSLSPSRRGFRRKENILATLNTKHGFRDATGSEPLSSDLGSLHGLPGNHSPPVSARTSHVATVLRQLLELVDKHWNGSGSLLLNKKFLGPARDLLLTLVVPAPSQQWCRSHPEDTSKAFHRREMELKETGQLVPNDMEGLKQKLVRVLEENLILSEKVQRLEEGATTSIVSGHPSHTYDDLLRKNQQLNMQVSCLNQELAQLKKLEETVTLLHESQRSLVVTNEYLLQQLNKEQKGYSGKALLPPEKSHHLGRSSPFGKSTLSSSSPVAHDMGQYLIQTVSDSVPEPSLWS; this is encoded by the exons atgCAGGAAGTGGCAAGAAGGGAGATGCCAAGTGAGAATAACCAggaagatg AAATCAGACGCTACTCACCTCATCAGATGACAGTTCGATCCCCAGAGAAGATGGCTAAAGAAGGGTACCGAATATCTTTTTTGGACAACAAGTCTTCAGGTTCTTCTCCAGAAAAGGActtgataccaaaacctgatACTTATCAGCTTACCCATGATGCCTCATTGGGTAAACGCCTGGATGTGGGTGATTCTAGCCAGATTCATCCCTATCAGTTACCTTCAGATGTTGGTCTAGAAAATTATGATAGTCATTATTCTCAAAATCTGTCCCTTCACGGAAGTATTGGTAAAAGGCCTCAGAGAAACAAGAACTACAGAGAATATAGCACAAAGCCTTCAAATAACATGAAAGCCACTACATCCCATTCCTGTGGAGACTTACTGACTTCTCTGTCAAACCCTGACTCCAGCACCGGAAGGCTTTTGAAGCTTAGTTCAG ATCTGTATGCCGCAACCCATTTCAACAGTGACCCTGCTCTGGTGGTGAATGTAGAGCAACAATTAGCCACGAGTCTCAGTGATTTAACGCAAGCACATGGTTCTTTCCCAAACAACTCCATCCTGGGAGACTCTCTTAGGACACTGCTGTTGCCTACTGGGACATCAGAAAACAGAGAGAATTTGACCAAGAGGTCATTAAGCCCATCAAGAAGAGGATTCAGACGGAAAGAAAATATCCTTGCCACCCTGAATACAAAACATGGTTTCAGAGATGCTACAGGCAGTGAG ccTCTCTCTAGTGACCTGGGCAGTTTGCATGGTTTGCCAGGAAACCACAGTCCCCCAGTCTCTGCCAGAACCTCCCATGTGGCCACTGTCCTCAGACAGCTCCTAGAGCTTGTGGATAAGCACTGGAATGGCTCCGGCTCCCTCCTCCTGAACAAGAAGTTTCTCG GTCCTGCCCGAGATCTGCTTCTGACCTTGGTAGTCCCTGCTCCTTCTCAGCAGTGGTGTCGCTCACATCCGGAAGATACATCAAAAGCCTTCCACAGGAGGGAGATGGAACTGAAGGAGACAGGGCAGCTGGTTCCTAATGACATG GAAGGTTTGAAGCAAAAACTAGTCAGAGTGCTGGAGGAAAACCTCATTTTGTCAGAAAAAGTCCAGCGTTTGGAGGAAGGTGCTACCACTTCGATTGTCAGTGGGCACCCATCCCACACTTACG ATGATCTTCTGCGCAAAAACCAACAGCTGAACATGCAGGTGTCTTGCCTGAACCAGGAGCTTGCCCAGCTGAAAAAGCTAGAGGAGACCGTGACTCTTCTCCATGAAAGTCAGAG ATCCCTGGTGGTAACTAATGAGTATCTGCTGCAGCAGCTGAATAAAGAGCAAAAAGGTTATTCTGGGAAAGcactcctgcctcctgagaagagTCATCATTTGGGGAGATCATCACCCTTTGGGAAAAGCACGCTGTCTTCCTCCTCACCAGTAGCACATGATATGGGTCAGTATTTAATACAGACTGTTTCAGACTCTGTCCCAGAGCCTAGTCTATGGAGCTAA
- the ZDHHC1 gene encoding probable palmitoyltransferase ZDHHC1 isoform X2, protein MYKMNICNKPSNKTAPEKNVWTAPAQASGPSPELQGQRSRRNGWSWPPHPLQIVAWLLYLFFAVIGFGVLVPLLPHHWVPAGYACMGAIFAGHLVVHLTAVSIDPADANVRDKSYAGPLPIFNRSQHAHVIEDLHCNLCDVDVSARSKHCSACNKCVCGFDHHCKWLNNCVGERNYRLFLHSVASALLGVLLLVLVATYVFVEFFVNPMRLRTNRHFEVLKNHTDVWFVFLPAAPVETQAPAILALAALLILLGLLSTALLGHLLCFHIYLMWHKLTTYEYIVQHRPPQEAKGAHRELESCPPKMRPIQKKRKRRMYKVPTSGTLNREPQLPRLPGPRTPGRRSSSSSDSADASPAEAYHSASGESLDEIPVAQTRLGSAALAAPVGRPREPGLALQARAPAVFVSPSSGEPRARGGPEADLA, encoded by the exons ATGTACAAG ATGAACATCTGCAACAAGCCCTCTAACAAGACAGCCCCTGAGAAGAATGTGTGGACCGCACCTGCACAGGCCAGCGGACCCTCCCCGGAGCTGCAGGGCCAGCGGTCCCGCCGGAATGGGTGGAGCTGGCCCCCGCACCCACTCCAGATTGTGGCCTGGCTGCTGTACCTCTTCTTTGCTGTGATTGGCTTTGGGGTCCTAGTTCCCCTCCTGCCTCACCACTGGGTGCCTGCTGGCTATGCT TGCATGGGTGCCATCTTTGCTGGTCATCTCGTGGTGCACCTGACTGCTGTTTCCATCGATCCAGCAGATGCCAATGTGCGGGACAAGAGCTATGCAGGGCCTCTGCCCATCTTCAACCGCAGCCAACATGCACACGTCATTGAAGACCTACACTGCAACTTGTGCGACGTGGATGT GAGTGCTCGTTCCAAGCACTGCAGCGCCTGCAACAAATGCGTGTGCGGCTTTGACCACCACTGCAAGTGGCTCAACAACTGTGTGGGCGAGAGGAACTACCG GCTCTTTCTACACAGTGTGGCATCTGCCTTACTGGGCGTCCTGCTCCTCGTGCTGGTGGCCACTTATGTCTTTGTGGAGTTCTTTGTCAACCCCATGCGGCTGCGTACCAACCGCCACTTTGAAG TCCTGAAGAATCACACAGATGTGTGGTTCGTGTTCCTGCCTGCTGCCCCTGTGGAGACGCAGGCTCCTGCCatcctggctctggctgccctacTCATCCTTCTGGGCCTGCTCTCCACAGCCCTGCTCGGCCACCTGCTCTGCTTCCACATTTATCTCA TGTGGCACAAGCTCACCACCTATGAGTACATTGTGCAGCATCGTCCACCACAGGAGGCAAAGGGGGCCCACAGGGAGCTCGAGTCATGTCCCCCGAAGATGCGGCCCATTCAG AAAAAGAGGAAGCGGCGCATGTATAAGGTACCGACCTCTGGGACCTTGAACAGAGAGCCCCAGTTGCCCAGGCTGCCGG GGCCCCGGACCCCCGGCCGCCGCTCCAGCTCGTCGTCGGACTCCGCGGACGCCAGCCCTGCAGAAGCCTATCACTCGGCGTCTGGCGAGTCCTTGGACGAGATCCCAGTGGCTCAAACGCGCTTAGGCAGCGCCGCTCTGGCCGCCCCGGTGGGTAGGCCCCGAGAGCCCGGGCTGGCGCTGCAGGCGCGTGCGCCCGCCGTTTTCGTGAGCCCGAGCAGCGGCGAGCCCCGCGCGCGGGGCGGCCCCGAGGCTGATCTGGCTTAG